Part of the Pseudomonas chlororaphis genome, AAGCAGCAGCAGCGGTAACGCCGAATTTTTCTTCGAAAGCTTTGATCAGCTCAACAACTTCCATTACGGACATGTTGCCAACGGCTTCGAGGATATCGTTTTGAGAGATAGACATGAATCTAAATTCCTGGATTGGGGGACGGCCTACGCGACCATCGAAATAAACAAAAAACGCGGAAAGGAGTGTCGAGCCTTAGGCTGCGGCAGCTTCTTTCTGGTCGCGCAATGCCGCCAGAGTACGAGCCAATTTGCTGGTTGCGCCTTGAATCACGCTCATCAGCTGAGAAATTGCTTCGTCACGGGTCGGCAGAGTTGCCAGTACGTCGATCTGGTTAGCTGCGAGGAACTTGCCCTCGAACGCAGCTGCCTTAATCTCGAACTTGTCCTGACCTTTGGCGAATTCCTTGAACAAACGGGCAGCAGCGCCAGGATGTTGGGTGGAGAACGCGATCAAGGTCGGGCCGGTGAACACGTCGTTGAGAACACTGTATTCAGTGTCAGCAACAGCGCGCTTGAGCAGGGTGTTACGTACAACACGTACGTAAACGCCAGCTTCACGAGCCTCTTTACGGAGTCCGGTCATTGCGCCTACTGTTACGCCACGGGCATCAGCCACGACAGCGGACAGAGCAGCTTTGGCAGCCTCGTTGACTTCAGCGACGATGGCCTTCTTGTCTTCGAGTTTAATTGCCACGGGTTTAACTCCTGCTTGTTACCGTTTCATTCGGTCGGAACCGAATGTCGTTTTGGTGTCTGATTCGGTAAGGAACCGGGAGCACCATCTGCGTAGGCTTGTGGTTTAAGACTTGCGTCGCCTACGGTCTTGGACAGCCCCCGCCAGGCAGGGACCCCAATTTTTCGATTGACGCAATTGCTTGCGCCAACCTTAAGTCTTACGCGTCGAGCGAGCTCTGATCGATGACCAGACCTGGGCCCATGGTGGTGCTCAGGGTAACGCGCTTGACGTAGATACCTTTCGAGGAAGCTGGCTTGATACGCTTCAGATCAGCGATCAGGGCTTCAACGTTTTCCTTCAGCTTGACGGCGTCGAAGCCGATCTTGCCAACGGAAGTGTGGATGATGCCGTTTTTGTCGGTGCGATAACGAACCTGACCAGCCTTGGCGTTCTTGACCGCGGTGGCTACGTCTGGTGTTACGGTGCCGACTTTAGGGTTAGGCATCAGACCACGTGGACCGAGGATCTGACCCAACTGACCCACAACGCGCATGGCATCCGGGGATGCGATCACTACGTCGTAGTTCAGGTCGCCGCCCTTCATTTCAGCAGCCAGATCGTCCATGCCTACGCGGTCAGCGCCAGCAGCCAGAGCAGCTTCAGCCGCTGGGCCCTGGGTGAACACGGCAACACGAACGGTCTTGCCAGTGCCGTGTGGCAGCACGGTAGCGCTACGAACGACCTGGTCGGATTTACGTGGGTCAACGCCCAGGTTTACAGCAACGTCGAACGACTCGCTGAACTTGACAGTCGACAGCTCAGCCAGCAGAGCGGCGGCGTCTACAAAGTTGTAGGCCTTGCCTGCTTCGATTTTGCCGGCGATAGCCTTTTGGCGCTTGGTCAGCTTAGCCATTACACACCCTCCACGTTAAGGCCCATGCTACGAGCAGAACCGGCGATAGTACGCACGGCTGCATCCATATCAGCTGCAGTCAGATCCGCGTTTTTGGTTTTCGCGATTTCTTCCAGCTGAGCACGGGTAACGGTGCCAACCTTAACGGTGTTTGGACGAGCGGAACCGCTGGTCAAACCTGCAGCCTTCTTCAGCAGAACCGAAGCAGGGGTGCTTTTTGTTTCGAAAGTGAAGCTACGGTCGCTGTAGACAGTGATGATCACTGGAGTCGGCAGACCTGGCTCAAGACCCTGAGTACGGGCGTTGAAAGCCTTGCAGAATTCCATGATGTTCACGCCGTGCTGACCCAGAGCAGGACCAACAGGTGGGCTTGGGTTAGCCTGAGCGGCCTTCACTTGCAGCTTGATGTAAGCGGTAATCTTCTTGGCCATGAGGCACTCCAATTACGGGTTCGAACGCCTCGAAAGGCTCCCCGGTTACTTGCGCGTTTATCCCAGTGACGACAAAACCCCACAGCCTAGGGCTGCGGGGTTGGGATGCCTGCTCAATCAGACCTTTTCGACCTGACTGAACTCGAGCTCTACCGGAGTAGAGCGTCCGAAAATGAGCACTGCCACTTGGATCCGGCTCTTTTCGTAGTTAACTTCTTCAACCGTACCGTTAAAGTCGGCGAATGGACCGTCGGTGACGCGAACCACTTCACCCGGCTCAAACAGCGTTTTCGGCTTAGGCTTGTCGCTACCATCAGCAACACGACGCAGAATGGCTTCTGCCTCTTTGTCAGTAATTGGCGCAGGCTTATCAGCGGTACCGCCAATGAAACCCATCACCCGAGGGGTATCCTTGACCAAGTGCCAAGTCCCTTCGTTCATATCCATCTGTACCAGCACGTAGCCTGGAAAGAACTTGCGTTCACTTTTGCGCTTCTGGCCATTACGCATCTCAACCACTTCTTCAGTGGGGACCAGAATCTCGCCAAAGCCGTCTTCCATGCCAGCCAGCTTTACGCGCTCAATCAGCGAGCGCATGACATGCTTCTCGTAACCCGAGTAAGCATGCACAACGTACCAACGCTTAGCCACGGGACACCCTTAGCCAACAATCAAGGAAACAAGCCAACCGAGCAGGGAATCAAGACCCCACAACAGCAACGCCATGACCAGGACAACAGCCACGACAATCAGCGTGGTCTGCGTGGTCTCTTGGCGAGTCGGCCATACGACTTTACGAATCTCGGTGCGAGCTTCCTTAGCGAGTACAAAGAAAGACTTGCCCTTGGCTGTCTGCAGACCAACGAAGGCAGCAACGGCAGCAATGGCGAGCAATGCAAGTACGCGGTACAGGATCGGCGAAGCAGAGTAATACTGATTGCCAACAACGCCAACAACCACCAAAGCGACTACCACTAGCCACTTAAGCAGATCGAAGCGAGAGCCTTGAGCTTCAGCTTTAGGAGTCATCTATCAGATCCTGTGAAAAGAAAGCCAGACACACCGAGTGAATCTGGCAGGTCAGGAGGGAATCGAACCCCCAACCTACGGTTTTGGAGACCGTCGCTCTGCCAATTGAGCTACTGACCTAAAACAAAATCAGGCCGACCATTATGCCGGCCCGAAAAAGACATTACAACTGTTTACTCGATGACTTTGGCTACGACGCCAGCGCCGACGGTACGACCGCCTTCACGGATAGCGAAACGCAGACCGTCTTCCATCGCGATGGTCTTGATCAGAGTGACAGTCATCTGGATGTTGTCACCTGGCATTACCATTTCAACGCCTTCTGGCAGCTCGCAGTTACCAGTCACGTCAGTGGTACGGAAGTAGAACTGTGGACGGTAGCCTTTGAAGAACGGAGTATGACGACCGCCTTCTTCCTTGCTCAGAACGTAAACTTCTGCGGTGAACTTGGTGTGCGGCTTGACGGTGCCTGGCTTGACCAGAACCTGGCCACGCTCAACGTCGTCACGCTTGGTGCCGCGCAGCAGCACGCCGCAGTTCTCGCCAGCACGACCTTCGTCGAGCAGCTTGCGGAACATTTCAACGCCGGTGCAGGTAGTTTTCTGAGTGTCGCGCAGACCGACGATCTCAACCTCTTCCTGGATGCGGACGATGCCACGCTCAACACGACCAGTCACAACAGTACCGCGACCGGAGATCGAGAAGACATCGATCATCGTTTCCATGAGCAACAAGCCCGGTGCGCTCCATGAGCTGTTGGTGCCGTTCCATGACAATGGCATCGACCTGACCCGTATCGAGACGCGTCCGTCGCGCAGCGGTAAATGGACCTACGTGTTCGCGGCAACCAATGACTGAATCCTTACCTTGATATCCAGGCTAGTCAGGCGCTGCTCGAGGTACTGCGCCTGCTCCTGACTGGCAAAACCACCAATATACAAACAACCGGCCGGCACCTCTGGGACTCTGGACCGGTCGCGACGCGTCATTGCCTCGCCTGACTCACTCAACAACTGAATATCCTGCTGGGAACCCCGGTATAGCGCCAGGGGCGTTACATCCTTTGCACGCAACGGAGCCTCCTGCTGGTGCCAGACGTAATAGAAGACATTGAGAACCAGCAACAGCAGAAACAACCAACGCATAAAAACCTCAAGACAAAGGGCACGCCATCGCCAAGCCAACAAATACCAAGTCCGGAACGAAGCGAGCGCCCGGCAAAGCATCCACGACCAGCCCCGCATCACCACCCGTAAGGAAAACCGAGAAGTCCTCCCCCCAGTAACTACGGGCCAGCTCCAGCTGCGACTGCGCAAACCCACGAAGCATGAGCGTACAACCTCGCTCAACAGCTTGCGCTGTCGTGCGCCCAGGCACCAGGCTTTCCAGCGCACGCTCAGCAGCAACGTCGTCATACCGTATTTTACGGGTATGGGTTCGCAACTGGTTACGCATCAGCGGCATGCCAGGGCAGATAAACCCCCCAAGATGCTCGCCATTTGCCGCAATGAAATCAGCAGTGGCTGCGGTACCAAAATCAAGCACCAGACATGCCCCAGAGGCTAGCTGGAAGCCCCCAAGCATCGCCAGCCAGCGATCCAGCCCCAGGCGCGCATAATCCTCATACCCATTGCGCACACCCGCCACCTCACGCGATGGCGCTGCACAACTTATAGAGACACCAAAGGCTGCAACCAATACACCTACCAGACGATTCGTCTCTTCCTGTGCGCGCACGCTGACTAATCTGCAGTGCTGCAGCGAAAGACCGACCAGTGAATGAAGGCCACCCAACAACGCCACATCGGAATCAACAACGCCCTCAGCGAAAACGCCTGCCTGACTTGCCTTGAGGACTCGCCATTTAATGAAGCTATTCCCACAGTCGAGCTCAAGAATCATCACGCAACCTCAGGCTTAACTCACCACCGCTGTATTTTTTCTCAATACCATCTACGTCGAGACGTAGCGCGCCTTGGCCGTCGACACCCAACACCACCCCATCGACCTGGTTAACACCTGCGATCAACGACACAGCCTTACCCTGCCATAAATGATTCCGCTCCCACTCCTCACGAATTACCGAGAAGCCGGAACCCCTATGACGCTCCAGATAAACCTGCAACGCTTGACTCAGATGAGCGACCAGATGATTTCGATCTACCGCACGACCTGTTTCGAGCTGTATCGATGTCCACTGCTGATCAACTTGCGCAGCACTCTGCATGTTTGCATTAATACCAATGCCGAGCACTACATGACATACATCAGCAGGATCCCCGACCAACTCAAGAAGGATGCCCGCAACCTTCTTCGCTCCAACAAGAACATCATTCGGCCATTTCAAACCAGAGCCATTGACACCAAGATCGCGCAAGGTTTGCATGACCGCCAAGCCCACGACAAGACTCAACCCCTCAAGCTGTCGGAGCCCTCCATCGATACGAAGTACAAGGCTGTAGTAAACGTTCTGTGCAAATGGACTGACCCACTTACGCCCTCGGCGCCCCCTACCTGCTGTCTGCTGCTCCGAGAGAACCAGGAACGGTGCCGCTTGCCCGGCATCGATTAGGCGCAACGCCTCGGCATTAGTAGAATCGATGGTATCCGATATGAAAACCGAACCCGCACAGACCTGCGACCTCAACGCGATCTCGTCAGCACTCAATAGAACCAGTGGAGACGGCAATTGATAGCCTCTACCCCTGACCTTGTGAATTGTCAGGCCCAGTTCGGCCTCCAGATGCTGGAGCTGCTTCCACACAGCACTACGACTGACACCCAGGGCCGCGCCTAACGCTTCCCCCGAGTGGAATCGACCATCTTTCAGAAGTTTTAACAACGTCAGCATGCAAGTCTCGCCTCACAATGAGGCACGCATGATAGCCATGCATAAAGCCATTGCATAGAAAGCAAGCTGGCAGGTGATAGAGGGACTTCAATCGAACACTCTGCCAAGCCTTTGCGAGACTTTTCGAGCGCCCAAAACAAAACCCCAACTGCTCTCGCAATTGGGGTTTCGGAATTTAATCTTGACGATGACCTACTCTCACATGGGGAAACCCCACACTACCATCGGCGATGCATCGTTTCACTGCTGAGTTCGGGATGGGATCAGGTGGTTCCAATGCTCTATGGTCGTCAAGAAATTCGGGTACTGAGTCGTGACCAAACGGCCTCGCTTCAGCAAATTGGGTATGTAATAGAGTCGGTGTCTTGTGCATTCGAACTTTCGGTTCGTTTC contains:
- the rplJ gene encoding 50S ribosomal protein L10 (binds the two ribosomal protein L7/L12 dimers and anchors them to the large ribosomal subunit) is translated as MAIKLEDKKAIVAEVNEAAKAALSAVVADARGVTVGAMTGLRKEAREAGVYVRVVRNTLLKRAVADTEYSVLNDVFTGPTLIAFSTQHPGAAARLFKEFAKGQDKFEIKAAAFEGKFLAANQIDVLATLPTRDEAISQLMSVIQGATSKLARTLAALRDQKEAAAA
- a CDS encoding 50S ribosomal protein L1, whose amino-acid sequence is MAKLTKRQKAIAGKIEAGKAYNFVDAAALLAELSTVKFSESFDVAVNLGVDPRKSDQVVRSATVLPHGTGKTVRVAVFTQGPAAEAALAAGADRVGMDDLAAEMKGGDLNYDVVIASPDAMRVVGQLGQILGPRGLMPNPKVGTVTPDVATAVKNAKAGQVRYRTDKNGIIHTSVGKIGFDAVKLKENVEALIADLKRIKPASSKGIYVKRVTLSTTMGPGLVIDQSSLDA
- a CDS encoding 50S ribosomal protein L11, coding for MAKKITAYIKLQVKAAQANPSPPVGPALGQHGVNIMEFCKAFNARTQGLEPGLPTPVIITVYSDRSFTFETKSTPASVLLKKAAGLTSGSARPNTVKVGTVTRAQLEEIAKTKNADLTAADMDAAVRTIAGSARSMGLNVEGV
- a CDS encoding antitermination protein NusG; translated protein: MAKRWYVVHAYSGYEKHVMRSLIERVKLAGMEDGFGEILVPTEEVVEMRNGQKRKSERKFFPGYVLVQMDMNEGTWHLVKDTPRVMGFIGGTADKPAPITDKEAEAILRRVADGSDKPKPKTLFEPGEVVRVTDGPFADFNGTVEEVNYEKSRIQVAVLIFGRSTPVELEFSQVEKV
- a CDS encoding preprotein translocase subunit SecE — protein: MTPKAEAQGSRFDLLKWLVVVALVVVGVVGNQYYSASPILYRVLALLAIAAVAAFVGLQTAKGKSFFVLAKEARTEIRKVVWPTRQETTQTTLIVVAVVLVMALLLWGLDSLLGWLVSLIVG
- a CDS encoding pantothenate kinase (type III; catalyzes the formation of (R)-4'-phosphopantothenate from (R)-pantothenate in coenzyme A biosynthesis; type III pantothenate kinases are not subject to feedback inhibition from coenzyme A and have a high Km for ATP) — its product is MILELDCGNSFIKWRVLKASQAGVFAEGVVDSDVALLGGLHSLVGLSLQHCRLVSVRAQEETNRLVGVLVAAFGVSISCAAPSREVAGVRNGYEDYARLGLDRWLAMLGGFQLASGACLVLDFGTAATADFIAANGEHLGGFICPGMPLMRNQLRTHTRKIRYDDVAAERALESLVPGRTTAQAVERGCTLMLRGFAQSQLELARSYWGEDFSVFLTGGDAGLVVDALPGARFVPDLVFVGLAMACPLS
- a CDS encoding biotin--protein ligase; protein product: MLTLLKLLKDGRFHSGEALGAALGVSRSAVWKQLQHLEAELGLTIHKVRGRGYQLPSPLVLLSADEIALRSQVCAGSVFISDTIDSTNAEALRLIDAGQAAPFLVLSEQQTAGRGRRGRKWVSPFAQNVYYSLVLRIDGGLRQLEGLSLVVGLAVMQTLRDLGVNGSGLKWPNDVLVGAKKVAGILLELVGDPADVCHVVLGIGINANMQSAAQVDQQWTSIQLETGRAVDRNHLVAHLSQALQVYLERHRGSGFSVIREEWERNHLWQGKAVSLIAGVNQVDGVVLGVDGQGALRLDVDGIEKKYSGGELSLRLRDDS